Proteins encoded within one genomic window of Deltaproteobacteria bacterium:
- a CDS encoding MFS transporter has translation MHDSSNLDTEKSDASNPTALTIDNRAIGAITLLTLVNLFNYIDRFIIAALFPDIERELGISHFQSGLLATAFILVYALTSPVFGWGGDRGVRTRWIGVGVAIWSVATALAGFAKNFATIFAARATVGVGEAAYATISPALLSDLVPKSKRGRAMAVFFLAIPVGSALGYILGGVLGSRFGWRHSFFIVGAPGLLLALLLWFMRDPERGRFDDKDELKKTPLAQTYKELLHNRTYLWTVAGYIAYTFAIGGLANWMPSYIRVTFNLSAERGMLIFGGITVVTGILGTLLGGAIGDLLQARSPNGYAWLNIVAMVIGAGLAFSALTATTQIDFLWRLALGELFIFANTGPVNAQIVNTVRPSIRATASATAILAIHVLGDAISPPLIGAVADKSNLAQAMLIVPACFLLAGILWFGTYQRTTKQKISS, from the coding sequence ATGCACGATTCTTCAAATCTCGATACAGAAAAAAGTGATGCTTCAAATCCTACTGCTCTAACTATAGATAATAGAGCTATTGGCGCTATTACCCTATTAACTTTGGTAAATCTTTTTAATTATATTGATCGCTTTATTATCGCAGCGCTTTTTCCTGATATTGAACGTGAGCTTGGTATTTCTCATTTTCAATCTGGTCTATTAGCAACGGCATTTATTTTAGTTTACGCCCTAACCAGCCCGGTGTTTGGTTGGGGTGGTGATCGCGGCGTTCGTACTCGCTGGATTGGGGTAGGAGTAGCCATTTGGTCAGTAGCTACCGCTCTCGCGGGGTTTGCTAAAAACTTTGCTACTATCTTTGCGGCTCGTGCTACTGTTGGTGTAGGCGAAGCCGCCTATGCCACTATTTCCCCAGCGCTGCTTTCAGATTTGGTTCCTAAAAGCAAACGCGGTCGGGCAATGGCGGTTTTTTTTCTTGCTATCCCAGTAGGTAGCGCCTTGGGTTATATTCTAGGTGGAGTTTTAGGGTCGCGCTTTGGCTGGCGCCATTCATTCTTTATTGTTGGAGCACCAGGTTTATTACTCGCCTTGCTATTATGGTTTATGCGTGATCCTGAACGTGGGCGTTTTGATGATAAAGATGAACTTAAAAAAACTCCTTTAGCGCAAACATATAAAGAACTACTGCATAATCGCACCTACCTATGGACGGTTGCTGGTTATATTGCTTATACTTTTGCTATTGGCGGGCTTGCTAACTGGATGCCAAGTTATATTCGAGTTACTTTTAATCTCTCAGCCGAGCGCGGCATGCTTATTTTTGGCGGTATTACTGTAGTCACCGGCATTCTGGGCACCTTACTTGGTGGGGCAATTGGTGACTTACTCCAAGCACGTAGCCCTAATGGTTATGCATGGTTAAACATTGTTGCAATGGTTATTGGTGCAGGGCTGGCTTTTTCAGCGCTTACGGCCACGACTCAGATAGATTTTTTATGGCGTCTAGCACTAGGCGAACTTTTTATCTTTGCTAACACTGGCCCGGTTAACGCTCAAATAGTTAATACGGTTCGCCCTAGCATTCGCGCTACCGCATCAGCTACCGCCATCTTAGCTATTCATGTTTTAGGAGATGCTATTTCACCACCACTAATTGGTGCCGTCGCTGATAAAAGCAATTTAGCTCAAGCGATGCTAATCGTACCTGCTTGTTTTTTACTGGCTGGGATACTTTGGTTTGGTACTTATCAGCGAACTACTAAGCAAAAAATATCAAGCTAA